The following coding sequences lie in one Silene latifolia isolate original U9 population chromosome 5, ASM4854445v1, whole genome shotgun sequence genomic window:
- the LOC141655641 gene encoding uncharacterized protein LOC141655641: MSDKCLSEDVGQEVAIYMLQQSEEGKLSRGAFKEAGVRFGIKERTISDIWKLVKTPRIVGQKLDVRSKRIGNKNRKRILPNLEQIKALEWEKRDTVVRVSKNTGVSVGTVHSWVCAGLLKPHSSPLHPQLTDANKVHRLKHALKCLLVEQVVQEIIDLNAMPITKIKFAEMSNVIHMDEKWFYITYGGHKFYVVEGEELSYRSCQSKRYITKVMFMCAISRPIYSETEELLFDGKIGMFPFTKQQPAERASRNRPRGTLETKPIDSITK; encoded by the coding sequence ATGTCGGACAAGTGTCTTTCAGAAGATGTTGGGCAGGAAGTGGCCATTTACATGCTCCAGCAGTCAGAAGAAGGGAAACTCAGTCGTGGTGCATTCAAGGAAGCAGGTGTGAGGTTTGGAATCAAGGAAAGAACAATCTCTGATATTTGGAAGCTTGTAAAAACACCAAGAATAGTTGGCCAAAAGTTAGATGTCAGAAGCAAAAGAATTGGCAACAAGAATAGGAAACGTATATTACCTAACCTAGAGCAAATAAAAGCACTAGAATGGGAAAAAAGAGACACCGTGGTAAGGGTCTCAAAAAACACTGGAGTTTCAGTAGGAACAGTCCACTCATGGGTTTGTGCAGGTTTActgaaaccacactcaagcccaCTACATCCTCAACTCACTGATGCAAACAAGGTCCATAGATTGAAGCATGCTTTGAAGTGCTTACTAGTTGAACAAGTTGTGCAAGAAATTATAGATTTAAATGCAATGCCAATCACAAAGATCAAATTTGCAGAGATGAGCAATGTAATACACATGGATGAGAAGTGGTTTTATATTACTTATGGTGGTCACAAGTTTTATGTGGTTGAAGGGGAAGAATTGTCATATAGGAGTTGTCAATCAAAGAGGTATATCACAAAAGTCATGTTTATGTGTGCAATTAGTAGGCCAATTTATTCAGAAACTGAGGAGTTACTCTTTGATGGGAAAATTGGCATGTTCCCTTTCACAAAACAACAACCAGCAGAAAGGGCAAGTAGAAATAGACCAAGGGGAACACTGGAGACAAAGCCAATTGACTCAATCACAAAATAA